The window CAATGCCTGGCTGGGAGATCAGGAACGCGGAGGGAAGAAGTTCACCGACGAACAGCGGCAGTGGCTCAGCATGATTCGCGACCACATTGCGGCGAATATGGGCATAGGACCAGACGACTTGGAGTACGCACCGTTTTCCCAGGCGGGTGGTTTGGGAAGAGCCCATCGATTGTTTCCGGAAGGCCTTCAGACCATAATAGAAAGCCTGAATGTGGCCCTGGTGGCCTAAAGGAGGAGTATCCTGATGTCTCCCAATGCCAAGAAGATTTTGGAAGAGGCGATGCAGTTGGAGCCCAATTCACGGGCGATGATTGCCGAAACATTATTAGAGAGCCTAGACTTTGAAGAGGACTTCCAGGTGTCCCAGGCATGGCGGGATGAGATTCAGCGTCGCGGCGACCAGATCGATCGCGGAGAAGTCGAGTTGATCAACTCTGATGCGGTCATGGCTGAACTTCGGAAGAAGTATGCCTGATGCGAGTCTTGTGGCATCCGGAGGCCAGGACCGAGGCTCATGAGGCAGCAAGGTTTTACGCGGAACGGCAGCCGGGCCTCGACCGGCGATTTCTCGACCTCCTAGAAGATGCCCTTCACAGAATCAGTCGTCGCCCCCAGCTGTATCCAAAAGTTGAGGGTGATATCCACAAGTGCAGGCTTCCCCGCTTCCCATACGGCGTCATCTATCGGACAAAACCTGAGACAGTCGAAATCCTCGCAATCATGCACCTGAATCGGGAGCCTGGATACTGGAAGGCACGATCGGGATAAGAGGGCCTTCCGATCTCGGCATGGCCGCGACCACGGCGCGGAAAACCGGAACATCGAGAAGAACGACTTCGAGCTGGCACCGTTCAATCAGGAAGGCGGGTTAGGGAAGGTGCATCAGGTTTTTGGTAGTGAGTTGAATAAGATCATTGAAGAGTTGAACGGGGCTTTGGCAGCCTAAGCAGCCTAATATGGCATTAACCA is drawn from Nitrospira sp. and contains these coding sequences:
- a CDS encoding addiction module protein, yielding MSPNAKKILEEAMQLEPNSRAMIAETLLESLDFEEDFQVSQAWRDEIQRRGDQIDRGEVELINSDAVMAELRKKYA
- a CDS encoding type II toxin-antitoxin system RelE/ParE family toxin, translated to MRVLWHPEARTEAHEAARFYAERQPGLDRRFLDLLEDALHRISRRPQLYPKVEGDIHKCRLPRFPYGVIYRTKPETVEILAIMHLNREPGYWKARSG